Proteins co-encoded in one Leptospira dzoumogneensis genomic window:
- the metH gene encoding methionine synthase — MKHKFPTYTNPKAQELLKLLEERILVLDGAMGTMIQRYGLGEEDFRDERLKDHPSALKGNNDLLVITKPEVIEEIHYKFLEAGANILETNTFSSNRISQADYNAEAYVDELNRKAVKVARAAMERFSKTRPDQPLFLAGSIGPTTRTASLSPDVNNPAFRAVTFDELVETFYEQVRALVEEGVDILLSETNIDTLNLKAIIVAIENVFKDLNVRIPVSLSVTITDASGRTLSGQTIEAFYNSIYHANPLSVGINCALGAGEMRPYIEELSRISGCYISCYPNAGLPNAFGGYDQTPEEFGNFLNDFSSQGWLNIAGGCCGTTPAHIKEGAKAVQGKKPRVIPEIEGKTRLSGLEPLNIDEATGFVLIGERTNVTGSPKFKKLILEGNFEEAVSVALQQVEAGANVIDINFDEALLDGEASMKEFLNLIAVEPDIAKVPFMVDSSKWSVLETGLKCIQGKPIVNSISLKEGEEKFLQQAKTIKMYGASVIVMAFDEQGQAATKDDKVRICKRAYDLLVEKAGFSPFDIIFDPNILTVGTGIEEHNNYAVDFIEAIKEIKVVCPGAKISGGLSNISFSFRGNNPVREAMHSAFLYYAIKAGMDMAIVNAGMLAVYEEIPKDLLERVEDVLLNRRSDATERLIDFAESFKSGEKAEKKEEAWREGTVEQRLEYSLVKGIVEYIEQDTEEARLKYDQPLQVIEGPLMDGMRVVGDLFGSGKMFLPQVVKSARVMKKSVAYLLPFMEEENRKQAQASKKQKFLIATVKGDVHDIGKNIVAVVLACNNYEVIDLGVMVPCEKILEEAKKENVDIIGLSGLITPSLDEMVHVASEMKRTGFDIPLLIGGATTSSAHTSVKISEKYDQPVVHVLDASRVVNVVGKLLNPSLKPDYIKQIKEEQKIQREIYFNTRSDRKLVSIVDARENRYVTDWNVTKVTKPNFTGVRVFDNEISLEELVPYIDWSPFFQAWELKGRYPSILESETYGKQAKELFKDAQKLLEDIISNKRYKTRGVIGIFPANSVGDDIEVYEDETRAKVKTVFHTLRQQISKEEKDEPNYCLADYIAPKESGIADYIGGFAVTAGHGVEEFASIFDSRLDDYNSIMAKALGDRFAEAFAEYMHLKIRKEIWGYVADENLSSEELIRERYQGIRPAAGYPASPDHTEKRTLFDLLDAEKNTGITLTEHFAMMPASSVSGLYFSHPASKYFAVAKINKDQVQDYANRKGISVSEVEKWLSPNLAYDPQEAVSRV, encoded by the coding sequence ATGAAACATAAATTTCCCACATATACAAACCCCAAGGCACAAGAACTTCTGAAGTTATTGGAAGAAAGGATACTAGTTCTTGACGGCGCAATGGGGACCATGATCCAAAGATATGGTTTGGGAGAAGAAGACTTCCGAGATGAACGCCTTAAAGATCATCCTTCTGCGCTTAAGGGGAATAATGATCTTCTAGTAATCACTAAACCAGAGGTGATCGAAGAAATACATTATAAGTTTTTGGAAGCAGGGGCGAATATTTTAGAAACGAATACATTTAGCTCTAACCGGATTTCTCAAGCAGATTATAATGCGGAAGCTTATGTAGATGAATTGAATAGAAAAGCGGTGAAGGTTGCTCGTGCAGCAATGGAGAGATTTTCCAAAACTCGTCCTGACCAGCCTTTATTCCTCGCAGGATCCATCGGTCCTACGACAAGAACGGCTTCTCTTTCTCCGGATGTGAATAATCCTGCATTCCGTGCAGTAACTTTCGATGAACTGGTAGAAACATTTTACGAGCAAGTAAGAGCGCTGGTGGAAGAAGGAGTCGATATTCTTCTTTCCGAAACGAATATAGATACTTTAAATCTAAAAGCGATCATCGTTGCGATCGAGAACGTATTCAAAGATTTGAATGTACGAATTCCAGTGTCTCTTTCTGTAACGATCACTGACGCTTCCGGAAGAACTCTATCAGGACAGACGATCGAGGCATTCTACAATTCCATCTATCACGCAAATCCTCTTTCAGTAGGGATCAACTGTGCCTTGGGTGCAGGAGAGATGAGGCCCTATATAGAAGAATTATCCAGGATCTCAGGTTGTTATATCAGTTGTTATCCGAATGCTGGGTTGCCTAACGCGTTCGGTGGATATGACCAAACTCCGGAAGAATTCGGGAATTTTTTAAACGATTTTTCCAGCCAAGGTTGGTTGAACATTGCTGGTGGATGCTGCGGAACTACTCCCGCTCACATTAAAGAAGGAGCCAAAGCTGTCCAAGGCAAAAAGCCAAGGGTTATACCGGAGATTGAGGGAAAAACCAGATTATCCGGATTAGAACCTTTGAATATAGATGAAGCAACCGGTTTCGTCTTGATTGGAGAAAGAACTAACGTAACCGGTTCTCCTAAATTCAAAAAGTTGATCTTAGAAGGAAACTTTGAAGAAGCGGTATCGGTCGCTTTACAACAGGTAGAAGCAGGCGCTAACGTAATAGATATAAACTTCGACGAGGCTCTTTTAGATGGAGAAGCCTCCATGAAAGAATTCTTGAATTTGATCGCAGTGGAACCTGATATAGCAAAGGTTCCTTTCATGGTCGACAGTTCCAAATGGTCCGTTTTGGAAACCGGATTGAAATGTATCCAAGGAAAGCCGATCGTAAACTCCATTTCCTTAAAAGAAGGTGAAGAGAAGTTCTTACAACAGGCAAAAACGATCAAGATGTACGGTGCCTCTGTCATCGTAATGGCCTTTGATGAACAAGGCCAGGCCGCTACTAAAGACGACAAGGTCCGTATTTGCAAAAGAGCTTATGATCTTTTAGTGGAGAAGGCAGGTTTCTCTCCGTTCGATATCATTTTCGATCCGAACATTCTAACTGTAGGGACGGGGATCGAAGAGCATAATAACTACGCGGTCGATTTTATAGAAGCGATCAAGGAGATCAAAGTTGTTTGCCCGGGTGCAAAGATCAGCGGCGGTTTAAGTAATATCTCCTTTTCTTTCCGCGGAAATAATCCTGTAAGAGAAGCAATGCACTCCGCCTTCTTATATTATGCGATCAAAGCTGGAATGGATATGGCGATCGTAAACGCAGGTATGCTTGCGGTTTATGAAGAAATTCCTAAAGATCTTTTGGAAAGAGTAGAAGACGTCCTCTTAAACAGAAGATCAGATGCGACCGAAAGGTTGATCGACTTTGCAGAATCCTTTAAGTCAGGTGAGAAGGCGGAAAAGAAAGAAGAAGCCTGGAGAGAAGGAACAGTAGAGCAAAGATTAGAATATTCTCTCGTAAAAGGAATTGTAGAATACATAGAACAAGACACTGAAGAAGCAAGACTCAAATACGATCAACCGTTACAAGTGATCGAAGGTCCTTTGATGGACGGAATGAGAGTTGTAGGCGATCTGTTTGGATCCGGAAAAATGTTCCTTCCTCAGGTAGTCAAAAGTGCAAGGGTGATGAAAAAGTCTGTGGCGTATCTTCTACCTTTTATGGAAGAAGAGAACCGCAAACAAGCTCAGGCTTCCAAAAAACAAAAATTCCTGATCGCTACGGTGAAAGGAGATGTTCACGATATCGGTAAGAATATCGTGGCAGTAGTTCTTGCATGTAATAACTACGAAGTGATAGATCTAGGAGTGATGGTCCCCTGCGAAAAGATCCTAGAAGAAGCAAAAAAGGAGAATGTAGACATCATCGGTTTGTCCGGTCTAATCACTCCTTCTCTAGATGAGATGGTTCATGTGGCTTCCGAGATGAAAAGAACGGGTTTCGATATTCCTCTATTGATCGGAGGAGCTACTACAAGTTCGGCCCACACTTCCGTAAAAATTTCGGAGAAGTATGATCAACCCGTGGTCCATGTTTTGGATGCTTCTAGGGTAGTAAATGTTGTTGGAAAACTTTTGAATCCTTCTTTAAAACCGGATTACATAAAGCAGATCAAAGAAGAGCAGAAGATCCAAAGAGAAATTTACTTCAATACAAGAAGTGATCGTAAACTTGTTTCTATCGTAGATGCTCGAGAAAATAGATACGTTACTGATTGGAATGTGACTAAGGTGACTAAACCGAACTTTACGGGAGTTCGTGTTTTTGATAATGAGATCTCTCTGGAAGAGTTGGTTCCTTATATAGACTGGTCCCCATTCTTTCAAGCTTGGGAGTTAAAAGGACGTTATCCTTCCATTCTGGAAAGTGAAACTTATGGTAAACAAGCCAAAGAATTATTCAAAGACGCTCAGAAATTATTAGAAGATATTATTTCTAATAAGAGATACAAGACCAGAGGAGTGATCGGTATCTTCCCTGCGAATAGTGTAGGCGATGACATAGAAGTTTACGAAGACGAAACTAGAGCTAAGGTTAAAACTGTTTTCCATACTCTGCGCCAACAGATTAGCAAAGAAGAAAAAGACGAACCTAATTACTGTTTAGCGGACTATATCGCTCCTAAAGAAAGTGGAATTGCAGATTATATCGGAGGTTTTGCGGTCACAGCAGGTCATGGAGTGGAAGAGTTTGCATCCATTTTCGATTCTCGCCTGGATGATTATAATTCCATCATGGCAAAGGCTTTAGGGGATCGTTTTGCAGAAGCATTTGCAGAATATATGCACCTCAAGATCAGAAAGGAGATCTGGGGCTATGTGGCCGATGAAAATCTTTCTTCTGAGGAATTGATCCGAGAACGTTATCAGGGCATTCGTCCCGCTGCAGGTTATCCTGCAAGTCCGGACCATACTGAAAAGAGAACGTTATTTGATCTATTGGATGCGGAGAAAAATACTGGAATCACACTTACTGAACATTTTGCGATGATGCCTGCAAGTTCCGTGAGCGGTTTGTATTTCTCTCATCCTGCTTCCAAATATTTTGCAGTCGCAAAGATCAATAAGGACCAGGTCCAAGATTATGCAAACCGGAAAGGGATCAGCGTTTCAGAAGTGGAAAAATGGCTTTCTCCGAATTTGGCTTACGATCCCCAAGAGGCGGTTTCCAGAGTCTAA
- a CDS encoding DUF362 domain-containing protein, protein MAYVVTEPCVGCKITYCAAACPVEAFREGKDYLVIDPDICINCNDCLRECPVNAIFPEDEVPVIWKDWIVLNAKESKTLPMINDLKKPLLDKHCNIKEL, encoded by the coding sequence GTGGCATACGTAGTAACCGAACCCTGCGTAGGGTGTAAAATTACTTACTGTGCTGCTGCCTGTCCTGTGGAAGCTTTCCGAGAAGGAAAGGATTACTTAGTCATAGATCCGGACATTTGCATCAATTGTAATGATTGTTTGAGGGAATGTCCGGTGAATGCCATCTTCCCGGAGGATGAGGTGCCGGTAATATGGAAAGATTGGATCGTTTTGAACGCAAAAGAATCGAAAACGCTGCCGATGATCAACGATCTTAAAAAACCTCTATTAGATAAACACTGCAATATTAAAGAATTATGA
- the ahcY gene encoding adenosylhomocysteinase, which yields MSATIQEKGLKYKVKDISLADWGREEIILAEKEMPGLMSLRKEYKGKQPLKGARIAGSLHMTIQTAVLIETLTELGAEVRWSSCNIFSTQDHAAAAIAKTGVPVFAWKGETEEEYWWCVEQTIFFDGGKGPNMILDDGGDLTMYVHEKYPQLLAEIKGVSEETTTGVKGLEKLLKKGELKLPAINVNDSVTKSKFDNLYGCRESLADGIKRATDVMLAGKVALVCGYGDVGKGSAASLRNFGARVIVTEIDPICALQAVMEGYQVLRVEDAIEFVDIVVTATGNDDIISLEHMKAMKDGAILCNIGHFDTEIQMSRLNAEKGVVKKEIKPQVDKYTFENGRSIIVLAEGRLVNLGCATGHPSFVMSCSFTNQVLAQIELWNNKYEIGVYRLPKKLDEKVAALHLEQLGVRLTTLNAKQAEYIGVPVEGPFKPEHYRY from the coding sequence ATGTCCGCTACAATACAAGAAAAAGGTTTAAAATATAAGGTTAAAGACATTTCTCTCGCGGACTGGGGTCGCGAAGAAATCATTCTGGCTGAAAAAGAAATGCCGGGTCTGATGTCCTTACGCAAAGAATATAAGGGGAAACAACCTCTGAAAGGTGCGCGTATCGCGGGCTCCCTTCATATGACCATCCAAACTGCAGTTCTGATTGAAACTCTGACTGAGCTTGGAGCAGAAGTTCGTTGGTCTTCTTGCAATATCTTCTCCACCCAAGACCATGCAGCAGCTGCTATCGCAAAAACCGGAGTTCCTGTATTTGCTTGGAAAGGTGAAACGGAAGAAGAATATTGGTGGTGTGTAGAGCAGACTATCTTCTTTGACGGTGGAAAAGGCCCGAACATGATCCTGGACGACGGTGGTGACCTCACCATGTATGTTCACGAGAAATATCCTCAACTTCTCGCGGAGATCAAAGGAGTTTCTGAAGAAACTACTACAGGAGTAAAAGGTCTTGAAAAACTTCTCAAAAAAGGAGAATTGAAACTTCCTGCGATCAACGTGAACGATTCCGTTACTAAGTCTAAATTCGACAACTTATACGGTTGTAGAGAATCCTTAGCAGACGGTATCAAACGTGCAACCGACGTGATGCTTGCTGGAAAAGTAGCTCTTGTTTGCGGATACGGAGACGTTGGAAAGGGTTCTGCTGCTTCTTTACGCAATTTCGGCGCTAGAGTGATCGTTACTGAAATCGATCCAATCTGCGCTCTTCAGGCAGTAATGGAAGGATACCAAGTTCTAAGGGTAGAAGACGCGATTGAATTCGTGGATATTGTAGTAACTGCGACCGGAAACGACGACATAATTTCCCTTGAACACATGAAAGCAATGAAAGACGGCGCGATTCTTTGCAATATCGGACACTTCGACACTGAGATCCAAATGTCCAGATTGAATGCTGAGAAAGGCGTGGTGAAGAAGGAAATCAAACCTCAGGTGGACAAATATACTTTCGAGAATGGTAGATCCATTATCGTTCTTGCAGAAGGTCGTTTAGTGAACTTAGGTTGTGCAACTGGTCACCCATCTTTCGTAATGTCTTGTTCTTTCACGAACCAAGTATTGGCTCAGATAGAACTTTGGAACAATAAATACGAGATCGGCGTCTATAGATTGCCTAAAAAATTAGATGAGAAAGTTGCAGCGTTACATTTGGAGCAATTAGGAGTTCGCCTAACCACATTAAACGCTAAACAAGCTGAGTATATCGGAGTACCGGTAGAAGGTCCGTTCAAACCGGAACATTACCGCTATTAA
- a CDS encoding ArsR/SmtB family transcription factor — protein sequence MSLKDMSLERESVGTYSDSILVAPSTTKGVFQDRDILLAIKALSDETRIRVLRILSIAPLNVQEITEVLDMGQSRISRHLKILADAGFLTSQREGSWVYYSPKVSNDDAQDFSARFHTLLLDFEKSLPHSEQDLVKTKDILKQRDLKRSKYFDDVAQNWESIQSDVLDPVLYRNKILDLLPEHSSRILDLGCGPGGLIPYLLMKSQEVIGIDSSEKMIKEAKSSFLNNSQVQLFTSEIETLPENLVQSADSVVASMVLHHLSNPPQAMKEIHKVLKDDGTFIIVDLKKHNQEIMRDNFADLWLGFESELLTDWLNHTGFSLESIEEVESQKYFKVLIIKAKKRGGL from the coding sequence ATGTCGCTAAAGGATATGTCTTTAGAAAGGGAATCTGTCGGAACTTACTCAGATTCAATTCTCGTTGCTCCTTCTACAACAAAAGGGGTTTTTCAGGATCGAGATATTCTGCTCGCGATAAAGGCATTATCCGATGAAACCCGCATTCGGGTTCTTCGAATACTCTCGATAGCTCCTCTAAATGTTCAGGAGATAACAGAAGTTCTGGATATGGGGCAATCTAGGATCTCTAGGCATTTAAAAATTCTGGCAGATGCTGGATTTTTGACATCTCAACGCGAAGGCTCTTGGGTATATTATAGCCCTAAGGTTTCGAATGACGATGCGCAGGATTTTTCTGCCAGATTTCATACTCTTCTTTTGGATTTTGAAAAGAGTCTTCCTCATTCGGAACAAGATTTAGTTAAGACTAAGGATATTCTTAAACAGAGAGATCTGAAAAGATCAAAATACTTCGATGATGTTGCCCAAAATTGGGAAAGCATTCAAAGTGATGTTTTAGATCCGGTTTTATATCGGAATAAGATCCTGGATTTACTTCCTGAACATTCTAGTCGGATCTTAGACCTTGGGTGCGGTCCTGGTGGTTTAATCCCTTATTTATTAATGAAGAGTCAGGAAGTTATCGGGATCGATTCTTCTGAAAAGATGATTAAAGAGGCAAAGAGTTCCTTTTTAAATAATTCCCAAGTCCAATTGTTTACATCCGAAATTGAAACTTTGCCTGAGAACCTGGTGCAATCTGCAGATTCTGTCGTAGCTTCGATGGTCCTACACCACCTTTCCAATCCACCTCAGGCTATGAAAGAAATACATAAAGTTCTAAAGGACGACGGCACTTTCATCATCGTAGATCTCAAAAAACATAACCAAGAAATCATGCGCGATAATTTCGCCGACTTATGGCTCGGATTCGAGTCGGAACTTCTCACAGATTGGCTGAACCATACCGGTTTCAGTCTTGAATCCATAGAAGAAGTAGAATCTCAGAAATACTTCAAAGTATTAATAATTAAAGCTAAGAAAAGAGGAGGACTTTAA
- a CDS encoding DUF1564 family protein produces the protein MNSTVFQNDKLKRKTKIIKNPYPSTALIPERLWRKVPVDCKRNFPRYLRRLQEKYGLLLQSQRYMGRNPLRTSFQAKGQHLIRHSYRPKEENYQELRNVALAHGVSMNYIIVLMIHWESLEVDERILSHFWRNRKPPTSRVIEIRRVLNLGTREVRIILVALPRKFTLERGSPKWS, from the coding sequence ATGAACTCTACCGTTTTCCAAAATGATAAACTTAAACGAAAGACGAAGATAATTAAGAATCCATATCCTTCTACGGCGTTAATTCCGGAAAGGCTTTGGAGAAAAGTTCCAGTTGATTGCAAGCGAAACTTTCCTCGATACTTGAGACGCTTACAAGAGAAGTATGGTCTACTGCTTCAGTCTCAAAGATATATGGGAAGAAATCCACTCCGAACTTCCTTTCAAGCGAAAGGCCAACATCTCATTCGCCACAGTTATCGTCCGAAAGAAGAAAATTACCAAGAGTTGAGGAATGTGGCTCTTGCGCACGGTGTTTCGATGAATTATATAATTGTGTTAATGATTCATTGGGAATCACTTGAAGTGGATGAAAGAATTCTTTCTCACTTTTGGCGAAATCGAAAACCGCCGACTTCAAGGGTTATAGAAATTCGTCGTGTTTTGAACTTAGGGACCCGAGAGGTTCGGATCATTTTAGTGGCATTGCCTCGGAAATTCACTCTCGAGAGGGGGTCTCCAAAGTGGAGTTAG
- a CDS encoding FecR family protein, which translates to MKNRVIVFAFIIFSTLISLPSSLFAEEEIAIVLFIVGDVSGIQDGKKVSLKKNSILKKQDELETKEGKVDLQIGPSVVVRIAAFTKVKIAELSSDKKSNKSKLELVSGKVFARVDKGSKKEDFTITAPSYNAGVRGTQFVICEENEVQRKENPDHEDSDVPNGIFVKEGEVGVTTENGKNFPLKRDEEAVISPQGLLKQPLEEFMREKMKILDGFKKIMEENYKILRDQKLQNQELLNQTKQDI; encoded by the coding sequence ATGAAGAACCGAGTAATCGTATTTGCTTTCATCATTTTCTCTACTTTAATTTCTTTGCCTTCTTCTTTATTCGCCGAAGAAGAAATTGCTATCGTACTTTTCATCGTGGGAGACGTTTCCGGAATCCAGGATGGGAAAAAGGTAAGTCTCAAGAAAAATTCAATCTTAAAAAAACAGGATGAACTTGAAACGAAGGAGGGGAAAGTCGATCTCCAGATTGGTCCCTCCGTTGTTGTTCGCATTGCGGCTTTTACGAAAGTTAAAATTGCTGAGCTGAGTTCCGACAAAAAGTCGAATAAATCAAAATTAGAACTGGTTTCCGGTAAGGTATTTGCTCGGGTAGATAAAGGATCTAAGAAAGAAGATTTTACAATCACTGCGCCTTCTTACAACGCTGGCGTTAGAGGAACACAATTTGTAATTTGTGAAGAAAATGAAGTTCAACGCAAAGAAAATCCTGATCACGAAGATTCCGATGTACCAAATGGAATTTTTGTGAAAGAAGGAGAAGTCGGAGTTACGACAGAAAATGGAAAGAACTTTCCCCTAAAACGGGATGAAGAGGCTGTTATATCTCCTCAAGGTCTTCTGAAGCAGCCTTTAGAAGAATTTATGCGCGAGAAAATGAAGATTTTAGATGGCTTTAAGAAGATCATGGAAGAAAATTACAAAATTCTTCGAGATCAAAAACTTCAGAACCAGGAATTATTAAATCAAACAAAGCAGGATATATAA
- a CDS encoding DNA-methyltransferase, giving the protein MKDILVPETSHLLYNSDSRKMGKLSDESVDLVLTSPPYPMVEMWDDLFKSWDKNTKAALAKSLGNEAFEAMHLQLDKVWGECFRVLKEGGILLVNIGDATRSIGGEFSLFSNHSRILQACRNFGFTSLPDILWRKQTNSPTKFMGSGMYPVGAYVTYEHEYILILRKGGLRKYSKSETEIRRNSAFFWEERNVWFSDVWDLKGERQIFKDVGASRERTAAFPLDFAYRLVNMFSIKGDIILDPFLGTGTTSLAALLSSRNSIGYDVDKGILEIARKKLLAAVNVSSKILQNRLQSHLDFISDRKKQKKEISHKNKYYGFPVITSQETELSFESVDSLLESEHFALKARYSPFNLQNSSKK; this is encoded by the coding sequence ATGAAGGATATACTCGTTCCGGAAACTTCTCATCTATTATATAATTCCGATTCGAGAAAAATGGGCAAGCTTTCGGATGAAAGCGTTGACCTCGTATTAACTTCGCCCCCTTACCCCATGGTAGAAATGTGGGACGACCTCTTCAAAAGTTGGGACAAAAATACCAAGGCTGCCCTTGCCAAAAGCTTGGGAAATGAAGCCTTCGAGGCAATGCATTTGCAATTGGACAAGGTCTGGGGCGAATGTTTTCGAGTCTTGAAGGAGGGCGGAATACTGCTCGTAAATATAGGAGATGCTACTCGAAGTATCGGAGGAGAATTCAGCCTATTTTCGAATCACTCTAGGATCTTGCAGGCTTGTCGTAACTTCGGTTTTACTTCTTTGCCAGATATTCTTTGGAGAAAGCAAACTAATTCCCCAACCAAGTTTATGGGTTCCGGAATGTATCCGGTCGGTGCCTACGTTACCTATGAGCATGAGTATATTCTGATCCTTCGTAAAGGAGGGCTGAGAAAGTATTCTAAATCTGAGACGGAGATCCGACGAAATAGCGCCTTCTTCTGGGAAGAAAGAAATGTTTGGTTTTCTGATGTCTGGGACTTAAAGGGAGAGAGGCAGATTTTTAAAGATGTCGGAGCTTCGCGCGAAAGGACTGCGGCATTTCCTTTGGATTTTGCCTATCGGTTGGTGAATATGTTTTCCATAAAGGGTGATATAATCTTAGACCCATTTTTAGGAACGGGGACTACATCATTAGCGGCTCTTCTTTCCTCTAGAAATAGCATTGGATATGATGTAGATAAAGGAATTCTCGAAATCGCAAGAAAGAAGCTACTTGCAGCAGTCAATGTTTCGTCGAAGATCCTACAAAACAGATTACAAAGTCACCTTGATTTCATTTCGGATCGGAAAAAACAGAAGAAGGAGATTTCACATAAGAATAAATACTATGGATTTCCCGTAATTACATCTCAGGAGACAGAATTGAGCTTTGAATCAGTAGATTCTTTGCTTGAAAGCGAACATTTTGCCTTGAAAGCTCGTTATTCTCCGTTTAATCTGCAAAATTCTTCCAAAAAGTAA
- a CDS encoding FecR family protein — protein sequence MDENFEHKIRKAIEGEKNEYSSSIDKLSDMLSKTWASPPSNISFEEIYEKAQSSKVISFKKPLLYTIASAAAILIGAFGFLILQNPNTPPVKTEFGISVAKIIGKGYLFSPDSEKLLALNEGESVGSGQILKTEPGSKLFLNIAKGEGMILEGSTELEIMKEGKQSFRLRNGSILVHLHKNLKKDEFRIVTETGLVEVRGTKFEVRESLKEGTIVSVLEGRVAAKSISEPNRGEQVLQPGQKIRLEAKGFQRTFLSSAEQKDLGSKFSELHVDEIARSSEKSFSNKDDLFNEYQRLERVILSNGETLEGVIVDMDENFMYLQTLEKEIKIQRDSVMEVIQLR from the coding sequence ATGGACGAAAATTTCGAACATAAAATAAGGAAGGCAATCGAAGGTGAGAAGAACGAATATAGTTCTTCTATCGATAAATTGTCTGATATGCTTTCCAAAACTTGGGCGAGTCCTCCTTCTAATATATCATTCGAGGAAATTTACGAAAAAGCCCAATCTTCTAAAGTTATCAGCTTTAAGAAACCGTTATTATATACTATTGCTTCTGCTGCTGCGATCTTGATCGGAGCATTCGGCTTTCTTATTTTACAAAATCCTAATACGCCTCCGGTAAAGACCGAGTTCGGAATATCCGTGGCTAAAATTATCGGAAAAGGATACTTATTCTCCCCTGATTCCGAAAAACTTTTGGCATTAAACGAAGGCGAATCTGTGGGCTCCGGCCAGATCTTAAAAACCGAACCAGGCTCCAAACTTTTCCTGAATATTGCTAAGGGAGAAGGTATGATCTTGGAGGGATCCACAGAACTTGAGATCATGAAAGAAGGAAAACAATCTTTCAGACTTCGTAATGGAAGCATTCTGGTTCATTTGCACAAGAACCTCAAAAAAGATGAATTCAGGATCGTAACTGAAACTGGTTTGGTAGAAGTCAGAGGGACAAAATTCGAAGTCAGAGAAAGTCTGAAAGAAGGAACTATTGTCTCCGTTTTAGAAGGAAGGGTAGCTGCAAAGAGTATCAGCGAACCAAACCGCGGAGAGCAAGTTTTGCAACCAGGCCAAAAAATACGCTTAGAGGCGAAAGGTTTTCAAAGAACTTTCCTATCTTCTGCAGAGCAAAAGGACCTTGGATCTAAATTTTCAGAGCTTCATGTAGATGAGATTGCAAGGAGTTCTGAAAAATCTTTCTCCAATAAGGATGATCTATTTAACGAATACCAAAGATTGGAGAGGGTGATACTTTCCAACGGTGAGACGTTAGAAGGTGTGATCGTCGACATGGACGAAAATTTTATGTATTTGCAAACTCTTGAGAAGGAAATAAAAATCCAAAGAGATTCAGTTATGGAGGTGATTCAACTTCGTTAA
- a CDS encoding RNA polymerase sigma factor codes for MASRKDFMETLYRESNGRIFDFLYKYTGNPETASDLMQDTFLNFFKKYSNSDLNKEQALKLLYTIARNRSINYAKKFSTVKESGTDDMGTYREEGQSFERKTELSDLESRLMDCLSDLEEGERYALVLKNIEKYTLADIADIMGISIATASRLVVKATGKLLEIAKNKQILPME; via the coding sequence ATGGCGTCCCGAAAAGATTTTATGGAAACCCTGTATCGGGAATCCAACGGGAGAATTTTTGATTTCTTGTATAAGTATACCGGAAATCCAGAAACCGCCTCTGACCTCATGCAGGATACTTTTCTTAATTTTTTTAAGAAGTATTCCAATTCCGACTTAAACAAAGAACAAGCCCTAAAGTTGTTATACACGATCGCGAGAAATCGATCGATTAACTATGCCAAAAAGTTTTCCACGGTGAAAGAATCCGGAACGGACGACATGGGAACTTATAGAGAAGAAGGGCAAAGTTTCGAAAGAAAAACTGAACTTTCCGATTTGGAATCCAGATTGATGGATTGTTTGAGCGACTTAGAAGAAGGAGAAAGATACGCTTTAGTATTAAAGAATATAGAAAAATACACGTTGGCTGATATTGCGGATATCATGGGGATCTCGATTGCAACTGCATCAAGATTGGTTGTGAAAGCGACAGGGAAACTCTTAGAGATCGCAAAAAACAAACAAATTCTGCCGATGGAATAA